The Saprospiraceae bacterium genome includes a window with the following:
- a CDS encoding RDD family protein produces MPEISINTTQNVNINFTVASIGARIGAYLTDGAVKFCYHLLLQWTVLSGLSIDRVIKDDWSMMAIYVVMYLPMMFYTLVQESLMEGQTIGKKLLGIKVVKIDGYQASFFDYLIRWVMRLVDMSASLYMAGMISMAMSKNHQRLGDLAAGTAVISLKNNINISHTILENLSQDYQPVFAQVVRFSDNDMRIIKETYQNAIKNNDLKTIRKLIDKMETVSGIKQGALSDSKFISTIIKDYNYYTGK; encoded by the coding sequence ATGCCTGAAATAAGCATAAATACAACACAAAATGTCAATATTAATTTTACTGTAGCCAGTATAGGAGCACGTATCGGAGCTTATTTGACGGATGGAGCTGTCAAGTTTTGTTATCATCTGCTCCTACAGTGGACCGTACTTTCGGGTTTGTCTATTGACAGAGTCATCAAAGATGATTGGTCAATGATGGCTATTTATGTAGTGATGTATCTTCCAATGATGTTTTATACACTGGTGCAGGAATCCCTGATGGAAGGTCAGACCATCGGCAAAAAACTATTGGGAATAAAAGTTGTAAAAATTGACGGGTATCAGGCGTCTTTTTTTGACTACCTTATCAGGTGGGTGATGAGATTGGTAGATATGTCGGCATCTTTGTATATGGCAGGTATGATCAGCATGGCAATGTCCAAAAATCATCAGAGGTTGGGAGACCTTGCAGCCGGTACTGCTGTCATATCGCTCAAAAATAATATCAACATCAGCCATACAATACTTGAAAATCTTTCACAGGACTATCAGCCGGTATTTGCTCAGGTGGTCAGGTTTTCTGACAATGATATGCGCATCATCAAAGAAACATATCAGAATGCCATCAAAAATAATGATCTGAAAACCATAAGAAAACTGATCGATAAAATGGAAACGGTATCAGGAATCAAACAAGGTGCATTGTCGGATTCAAAATTTATCTCTACTATCATCAAAGATTACAATTATTATACTGGTAAATAG
- a CDS encoding stage II sporulation protein M: MREILFIKRNKEKWHTFEQAISGKIKKNPDELAGLYVQLINDLAFAQTYYPKSKTVIYLNHLAASVYQQIYKTKRADKNQIVVFFKNEVPMLIRENKKFLLFAFSLFFLFVSLGVLSALYDDSFVRLILGDGYVDMTLDNIKGGDPVAVYKSGSNWGGFIGITMNNLMVGLKCFVYGVSGGLGTAYIMLHNGIMIGAFQTFFGQQGVLWESVRGIWIHGSMEIFAIVIEAMAGLILGFGILFPGTQSRLQSFKSSMKKGLKIWISTIPFTISAGFLEGFVTRFSNVMPNAVSVGIILFTLGCISWYYLIYPFWYEHQKIETYE, translated from the coding sequence ATGAGGGAAATTTTGTTTATAAAACGCAACAAAGAAAAATGGCATACTTTTGAGCAGGCTATCAGCGGTAAAATTAAAAAAAATCCTGATGAACTTGCCGGTTTGTATGTTCAATTGATCAATGACCTTGCTTTTGCACAGACATACTACCCAAAAAGTAAAACCGTCATCTACCTGAATCACCTGGCAGCGTCTGTCTATCAGCAAATATACAAGACAAAACGGGCAGATAAAAATCAAATTGTTGTTTTCTTCAAAAATGAAGTTCCGATGCTTATAAGGGAAAACAAAAAATTTCTTCTGTTTGCTTTTTCCTTGTTTTTTTTATTTGTCAGCCTTGGGGTATTATCGGCTTTGTATGATGATTCATTTGTACGCCTGATCCTGGGTGATGGCTACGTAGATATGACATTAGACAATATCAAAGGCGGAGATCCGGTTGCAGTGTACAAATCAGGGTCCAACTGGGGAGGATTCATAGGCATCACTATGAATAATCTGATGGTAGGCTTGAAGTGTTTTGTATATGGTGTGTCAGGAGGCTTGGGCACGGCATACATTATGCTTCACAATGGCATCATGATTGGAGCCTTTCAGACTTTTTTCGGTCAGCAGGGTGTATTGTGGGAAAGCGTCAGAGGAATTTGGATACATGGAAGTATGGAGATTTTTGCTATAGTGATTGAAGCCATGGCAGGATTGATTCTTGGATTTGGTATTTTATTTCCCGGCACCCAATCAAGACTGCAGTCCTTCAAAAGCAGTATGAAAAAAGGTTTAAAAATCTGGATCAGTACCATACCATTTACTATTTCTGCGGGATTTTTGGAGGGCTTTGTCACCAGGTTTTCCAATGTGATGCCAAATGCAGTAAGTGTGGGCATCATCTTGTTTACGCTGGGATGTATAAGCTGGTATTATCTCATATACCCATTTTGGTATGAGCACCAAAAAATTGAGACTTATGAGTAA
- a CDS encoding DUF4350 domain-containing protein produces the protein MSRNRITIISILAGLILVAIFFGSAGKKPLNWNPTYNTKDKIPLGLYIFDKEVDSFFHVYVERYKDDLKDYFYEGVFEDSVLYDYCMMNINMSFDVDKKQTENLCSFVKNGNSVFLSAGSFSESLMNRLKLEVFNIPYSTLSDKNHENIKIYLQDSTAGSKIIGQRTITGSYFISYDSASSQVLGYRMFNKVVQPNFIKVKMGLGHFFIHLEPAAFSNYHFMTGDDYKYAEAVLTHIPYNQDIIWLLHKQTSRVISDSPLRFILSQPPLKWAWYLLITGLLAFIIFNIRRSQRIIPDLPPPANTSVEFAKTVGNLYRREGDIKNIIDKKIIYFLEKIRTDYHLHTDVLDEKFAKMLHIKSGKDIKIIERIVLLINKQRNFDFARSTHDLQQLNDTFENFYKS, from the coding sequence ATGAGTCGGAACAGAATCACCATAATAAGTATCTTGGCAGGACTCATCCTGGTAGCCATATTTTTTGGAAGCGCAGGTAAAAAACCACTAAACTGGAACCCTACTTACAATACAAAAGACAAAATTCCCCTGGGCCTGTATATCTTTGACAAAGAGGTAGACAGCTTTTTTCATGTTTATGTCGAGCGTTATAAAGATGACCTGAAAGATTACTTTTATGAAGGGGTATTTGAAGATTCAGTACTCTATGACTATTGTATGATGAATATCAATATGTCTTTTGATGTTGATAAAAAACAAACCGAAAACCTATGTTCCTTCGTGAAAAATGGAAACAGTGTATTTCTGAGTGCCGGCTCGTTTTCTGAATCCCTGATGAACAGACTGAAACTGGAAGTTTTTAATATTCCTTACTCAACTTTATCTGACAAAAACCATGAAAATATTAAGATATACCTGCAGGACAGTACGGCAGGCAGTAAAATCATCGGACAAAGGACTATCACGGGATCGTACTTCATATCATATGACAGCGCCTCAAGTCAGGTATTGGGCTACAGAATGTTCAATAAAGTAGTGCAACCCAATTTTATTAAAGTAAAGATGGGCCTAGGACATTTTTTTATCCACCTGGAGCCTGCCGCTTTTTCCAATTACCATTTTATGACAGGTGATGATTATAAATATGCTGAAGCCGTTCTCACTCACATCCCTTATAATCAGGATATCATATGGTTACTTCACAAACAAACTTCCAGGGTAATTTCTGATTCACCACTCAGATTTATTTTATCTCAGCCTCCTTTGAAATGGGCATGGTATCTCCTCATTACAGGGCTTCTGGCTTTCATTATTTTTAACATCAGAAGGAGTCAGCGCATCATTCCTGATCTGCCACCTCCTGCAAACACATCAGTGGAATTTGCAAAAACTGTAGGTAATCTTTACAGACGGGAAGGTGATATAAAAAACATCATCGATAAAAAGATCATATATTTTCTTGAAAAAATCAGGACAGATTATCATCTGCATACTGATGTGCTTGATGAAAAGTTTGCCAAAATGCTGCACATAAAATCCGGCAAAGACATAAAAATCATAGAGAGAATCGTGCTTCTGATCAATAAACAACGAAATTTTGATTTTGCCAGGAGCACGCACGACTTACAACAACTTAATGATACTTTTGAAAACTTTTATAAATCATAA
- a CDS encoding MoxR family ATPase has product MEDNTMNESLHFESRLDMSRLHEKIEAIKGEISRVIVGQEKLVDMLLISLLANGHTILEGVPGVAKTITAKLLSKCIQTDFSRIQFTPDLMPSDILGTLVFDVKKADFEYRKGPIFANVVLIDEINRAPAKTQAALFEVMEERQITMDGTTYPMELPFLVVATQNPIEQEGTYRLPEAQLDRFLIKIQIDYPAKDEEIEIITRENNLYSGSKLDDISPVISSNEIMEFQSLVRQVKVDPQMITYIAGIVVSTRQNPMLYLGASPRASIAILNASKAHAAIRGRDFVTPDDIKEVAYAVLNHRLIVSPEKEMEGITTSLIIKQILESVEIPR; this is encoded by the coding sequence ATGGAAGACAATACCATGAACGAGTCATTACACTTTGAAAGCAGGCTGGACATGAGCCGTTTGCATGAAAAAATTGAAGCCATAAAAGGAGAAATTTCGCGTGTGATCGTAGGACAGGAAAAACTGGTGGATATGTTGCTGATATCCCTTCTGGCCAATGGGCATACCATCCTAGAAGGTGTGCCCGGTGTTGCAAAAACAATCACAGCCAAATTGTTGTCAAAGTGCATACAGACCGATTTCAGCAGGATACAATTCACTCCTGACCTGATGCCAAGTGACATCCTGGGTACGCTTGTATTTGATGTCAAAAAAGCGGATTTTGAGTACCGTAAAGGACCGATATTTGCAAATGTAGTACTGATAGACGAAATCAACAGGGCTCCTGCAAAAACTCAGGCAGCACTATTTGAAGTCATGGAAGAGCGTCAGATCACCATGGATGGAACAACCTATCCTATGGAACTGCCTTTTCTTGTCGTGGCTACTCAGAACCCCATCGAGCAAGAAGGTACTTACAGGTTGCCTGAAGCACAGCTGGACAGGTTTCTCATCAAGATACAAATAGACTATCCCGCTAAAGATGAAGAGATAGAAATCATCACCCGAGAGAATAATTTGTATTCAGGTTCCAAACTTGACGATATCTCACCGGTCATCAGTTCAAATGAAATCATGGAATTTCAGTCACTCGTAAGACAGGTGAAAGTGGACCCGCAAATGATAACCTATATCGCCGGCATCGTGGTCAGCACCCGACAAAACCCTATGCTGTATCTCGGTGCATCTCCAAGGGCTTCTATAGCCATACTCAATGCATCAAAAGCACATGCCGCTATCAGAGGAAGAGATTTTGTCACGCCTGATGATATCAAAGAAGTGGCATACGCAGTCCTCAATCACAGACTGATTGTTTCTCCTGAAAAAGAAATGGAAGGCATCACGACATCGCTCATTATCAAACAAATCCTCGAATCAGTAGAAATACCACGATGA
- a CDS encoding DUF58 domain-containing protein produces MTQVIKTLYKHLYIQPRFFYAGIAVVFVFIVSFFIPLLFVPAQIMLLLLVLFFIFDTILLFRSEKGVEAQRILSDRFSNGTQNTIELKITNHYGFRISTEIIDELPPEFQVRDFEIRSAVAAGSTEIYVYQLRPTFRGLIDFGDVHIYAASPLSLVKRRYSIDLKKEVAVYPSVVDLRKFELMAFSNKIFQHGLKKIRKLGHTMEFEKIKEYVPGDDFRTVNWKATAKSNKLMVNQYQDERSQSVYCIIDKGRVMKMPFDGLSLLDYAINTTIILSNVVLRKQDYAGFFSFSKRVDNRVVADKKATQKERIMEALYNVKTDFFESDYGRLYADIKKNITHRSLLFLFTNFETLDGLSRQLPYLKAISKNHLLIIIFFQNTELEQLADVVADTEAKLYDKVIAEKFLFEKKLIVQELKKYGITCILTKPQNLTVDALNKYLEIKARNMI; encoded by the coding sequence ATGACACAAGTCATAAAGACACTATATAAACACTTGTACATCCAACCCCGTTTTTTTTATGCAGGGATAGCTGTGGTTTTTGTTTTTATAGTTTCTTTTTTTATTCCGTTATTATTTGTCCCGGCTCAAATTATGCTGCTTTTGTTGGTGCTATTTTTTATTTTTGATACCATATTGCTGTTCAGGTCTGAAAAAGGAGTAGAAGCGCAAAGAATTTTATCTGACAGATTTTCAAATGGCACTCAAAATACCATTGAGCTAAAAATTACAAATCATTACGGTTTCAGAATAAGTACGGAAATCATTGATGAACTGCCGCCGGAGTTTCAGGTGAGAGATTTTGAGATCAGAAGCGCTGTTGCTGCCGGTAGTACAGAGATCTATGTCTATCAGCTGCGCCCGACATTCAGAGGGCTGATAGATTTTGGAGATGTTCATATTTATGCTGCTTCCCCATTGTCCTTAGTAAAACGCAGGTATAGCATTGATCTGAAAAAAGAAGTGGCAGTTTATCCATCCGTAGTTGACCTTCGCAAATTTGAGCTTATGGCATTTTCCAATAAAATATTTCAGCATGGATTAAAAAAGATCAGGAAGCTTGGCCATACTATGGAGTTTGAAAAGATCAAAGAGTACGTGCCGGGAGATGACTTCAGGACAGTCAACTGGAAGGCCACAGCCAAGAGCAACAAACTAATGGTCAATCAATATCAGGATGAACGATCCCAGTCAGTCTATTGTATTATCGATAAAGGCCGGGTGATGAAAATGCCATTTGACGGGTTGAGTCTGCTGGATTATGCGATCAATACCACTATCATCCTGTCCAATGTTGTGCTAAGGAAACAGGATTATGCAGGATTCTTTTCATTTTCCAAAAGAGTGGACAACAGGGTAGTTGCTGACAAAAAAGCCACCCAAAAGGAACGAATCATGGAAGCACTGTACAATGTAAAAACGGATTTTTTTGAATCAGATTATGGCAGACTCTATGCTGACATCAAAAAAAACATCACACACCGCAGCCTTTTGTTTCTGTTTACTAATTTTGAAACGCTGGATGGTCTCAGCCGACAACTGCCTTACCTCAAAGCTATTTCCAAAAATCATCTGCTGATCATCATTTTTTTTCAAAATACTGAATTGGAGCAATTGGCGGATGTTGTGGCAGACACAGAAGCCAAACTTTATGATAAAGTCATCGCTGAAAAGTTTTTATTTGAGAAAAAGCTGATTGTGCAGGAGCTAAAAAAATATGGTATCACGTGTATACTCACGAAGCCTCAAAATCTGACAGTAGATGCCCTCAATAAGTATCTTGAGATCAAGGCCAGGAATATGATATGA
- the lysA gene encoding diaminopimelate decarboxylase produces MYIENNRYVLDGGLDPLELAKKYDCPLYIYETATMKRQYDRLVNAFDLKKLKINYACKALNNISVLKFFKSIGAGLDTVSIQEVRVGLMAGFRPEDIIYTPNCVSIEELSQAVEMGVKINVDNLSILEQFGSLYPDYPVCIRINPHIMAGGNSKISVGHIDSKFGISFHQTPHIHRIVKTHNMIVEGIHMHTGSDIMDIDVFLQGAEILLSVAKDFKDLQYVDFGSGFKVPYKEEDIETDIEELGEKIGNRFKQFCYEYGRNLTLMFEPGKFLVSESGIFLVRVNVVKQTTSTVFAGVDSGLNHLIRPMLYDSYHKIVNISKTEGRTRVYNVVGYICETDTFGVNRKMTEINEGDILAFYNAGAYCFTMSSNYNSRYRPAEVLIHEGKDYLIRERESMEDILKNQINVDIFGEPKALQAPPMDDIKVKEKEYSEIIADKENK; encoded by the coding sequence ATGTATATCGAAAACAACAGATACGTGCTTGATGGAGGATTGGATCCTTTGGAACTGGCAAAAAAATACGATTGCCCGCTGTATATTTACGAAACAGCCACTATGAAAAGGCAGTATGACAGACTTGTAAATGCTTTTGATCTCAAAAAGTTAAAAATCAATTATGCTTGCAAAGCACTGAATAATATATCCGTCCTGAAGTTTTTTAAATCTATAGGAGCAGGTCTTGATACAGTTTCCATTCAGGAAGTGAGAGTAGGGCTAATGGCAGGATTCAGACCTGAAGACATCATCTATACGCCCAACTGTGTATCGATTGAAGAGCTCTCGCAAGCAGTCGAAATGGGTGTCAAGATCAATGTCGACAACTTGTCCATATTGGAACAATTCGGTAGTTTGTACCCCGACTACCCGGTATGTATCCGTATCAATCCACACATCATGGCAGGTGGTAACAGCAAGATCAGTGTAGGACATATTGATTCAAAATTTGGTATTTCTTTCCATCAGACACCGCATATCCACCGCATCGTCAAGACTCACAACATGATCGTCGAAGGTATTCATATGCATACAGGAAGCGACATCATGGATATTGATGTTTTCCTTCAGGGTGCAGAGATACTTCTCAGCGTAGCAAAAGATTTCAAAGACCTTCAATATGTGGATTTTGGCAGTGGATTTAAAGTGCCGTACAAAGAAGAAGATATTGAGACCGATATCGAAGAACTTGGAGAAAAAATCGGTAATAGATTCAAACAATTTTGTTATGAATATGGCAGAAACCTTACATTGATGTTTGAGCCGGGCAAGTTTCTGGTCAGTGAATCGGGCATATTTTTAGTCAGGGTAAATGTAGTAAAACAAACGACATCCACTGTATTTGCAGGAGTGGATTCCGGGCTGAATCACCTGATACGTCCTATGCTGTATGACTCATATCACAAGATCGTCAATATCTCCAAAACAGAAGGCAGAACCAGAGTGTACAATGTCGTGGGATACATATGCGAAACAGATACATTTGGTGTCAACAGGAAAATGACAGAAATCAATGAAGGTGACATCCTGGCGTTCTACAATGCAGGTGCTTATTGTTTTACCATGTCATCCAACTACAATTCAAGATACCGACCTGCTGAAGTGCTGATCCACGAAGGTAAGGACTATCTCATCCGCGAGCGAGAGTCGATGGAAGACATTCTCAAAAATCAGATCAATGTAGACATTTTTGGAGAACCTAAAGCACTGCAGGCACCACCAATGGATGATATTAAAGTAAAAGAGAAAGAATATTCAGAAATCATAGCAGATAAAGAAAATAAATAG
- a CDS encoding histidine phosphatase family protein, which produces MQLKNLSFVFVLALSTAFWGCKQEATVIDINGKTLKEIQSATIITSDGQQLVLPEDSISKIYYLVRHAEKDTSIKDEPPLTPEGIKRGTRIAEILRGTRVDAIYSTLTLRTMFTVDSFADIKAMSIKPYENKELKILLDDVKKSTDFNRIFIVGHSNTIPSITNSLAGRQIFNKVFEENEYDNFVIVVEKKSGNTDVYTLKY; this is translated from the coding sequence ATGCAATTAAAAAATTTAAGTTTTGTTTTTGTCCTGGCTTTGTCGACTGCTTTTTGGGGGTGCAAGCAGGAAGCTACAGTCATCGATATCAACGGTAAAACACTGAAAGAAATTCAATCCGCCACCATCATCACTTCAGACGGGCAGCAATTGGTATTGCCTGAAGATAGTATTTCAAAAATTTACTACCTCGTACGTCATGCTGAAAAAGATACATCTATCAAAGATGAACCACCATTGACCCCTGAAGGTATAAAAAGAGGAACAAGGATAGCAGAAATTCTCAGAGGTACCAGAGTTGATGCAATTTATTCTACCCTTACACTGAGGACCATGTTTACGGTTGATTCATTTGCTGATATTAAAGCCATGAGCATCAAACCTTATGAAAACAAAGAACTGAAGATATTGCTTGATGATGTAAAAAAATCAACCGACTTCAACAGAATATTTATCGTAGGCCATTCCAATACCATACCGTCGATCACCAACTCTCTTGCCGGCAGACAAATATTCAACAAAGTATTTGAAGAAAACGAATATGATAACTTTGTCATCGTTGTTGAAAAAAAATCCGGAAATACCGATGTCTATACTTTGAAGTACTGA
- a CDS encoding valine--tRNA ligase, translated as MVISSRYNPSEVENSWYAHWMDKKYFHSEPDHREAYSIVIPPPNVTGVLHMGHMLNNTIQDILIRKARMDGKNACWVPGTDHASIATEAKVVKMLRDQGIKKGDLTREEFLKYAWEWKEKYGGIILEQLQKLGASCDWDRTAFTMDEVRSQGVLKVFVDLYNNGKLYRGKRMVNWDPEAKTVLSNEEVIYGLEQSRLFHVKYQIEGTNDFLTIATTRPETIMGDTAIAVHPDDPRYAHLEGKYAIVPIIGRVIPIIRDSYVDMEFGTGALKVTPAHDVNDYEIGKRHDLEVVDVFNDDGTMSPEATVYIGEDRFVVRKKFVKDLEAAGHIAKIEDYQNNVGRSERTSCVVEPRLSLQWYVDMKALAGPALDAVMKDEVEFFPKNQKNIYRHWMENIRDWCISRQLWWGHRIPAYYYGGETFVAETVESAWAIAKNKFPEINIEDLKQDEDVLDTWFSSWLWPITVFDGFNDRKTLDYYYPTSVLVTGWDIIFLWVARMIMAGYEWENKRPFKHVYFTGMVRDKLRRKMSKSLGNSPDALQLIEDFGADGVRFGMMLCSPAGGDLLFDEKLCEQGRNFCNKIWNALRLVDGWQADENIKASASDMLAHEWMQHKMNAMLADVDKNFNEYRLSEALMSIYNFVWNDFCSWYLEMVKPPYEGKIAQETKNNTIQIFTKICAIMHPFMPFITEEVWHKLSDRKEGDDCMVSAYPVSGNFNQQLIDKVEQAKDIITSIRDIRNKQGIKAKDLLDVYIISSDRSKNLINTAGWADICIKSASLNHLALTEDDSITGISFITGTEKCIVSLKQEIDIQSQIEEKKKELEYQLGFVASVQKKLENERFVSGAPKDVVDKERAKLADGQERIRILEEEIQRLTGL; from the coding sequence ATCGTGATTTCATCAAGATATAATCCGTCAGAAGTAGAAAACTCATGGTACGCCCACTGGATGGATAAAAAATACTTTCATTCAGAACCTGATCATCGTGAGGCATACAGCATTGTGATTCCGCCACCCAATGTCACCGGTGTACTGCATATGGGACACATGCTCAACAATACTATTCAGGATATTTTGATTCGAAAAGCACGCATGGATGGTAAAAATGCGTGTTGGGTACCAGGTACAGATCACGCTTCTATTGCTACTGAAGCCAAAGTTGTAAAAATGCTACGTGATCAGGGTATCAAAAAAGGTGATCTTACCAGAGAAGAATTCCTGAAATATGCCTGGGAATGGAAAGAAAAATATGGAGGCATCATCCTCGAGCAGTTACAAAAACTGGGGGCATCCTGTGATTGGGACCGTACGGCATTCACCATGGATGAAGTCAGGTCTCAAGGTGTGTTAAAGGTATTTGTGGATCTCTACAATAATGGAAAACTCTACCGCGGCAAGAGGATGGTCAACTGGGATCCCGAAGCCAAAACCGTACTCTCCAACGAAGAAGTCATCTATGGACTGGAACAATCTAGATTATTTCATGTAAAATATCAGATAGAAGGGACCAATGATTTTCTTACTATAGCTACCACAAGGCCTGAAACCATCATGGGCGATACCGCCATTGCTGTACATCCTGACGACCCCAGATACGCACATCTGGAAGGAAAATATGCCATAGTACCCATCATTGGCCGCGTGATACCTATCATCAGGGATAGCTATGTGGATATGGAATTTGGTACCGGAGCACTGAAAGTCACACCGGCACACGACGTCAATGACTATGAGATTGGCAAAAGACACGATCTGGAAGTAGTGGATGTGTTTAATGATGACGGGACAATGAGTCCTGAGGCTACAGTATACATCGGAGAAGACAGATTTGTGGTGAGGAAAAAATTTGTAAAAGACCTGGAAGCAGCCGGTCATATCGCAAAAATAGAAGATTACCAAAACAATGTAGGAAGGTCGGAGCGTACCAGCTGTGTGGTAGAACCACGGCTTTCATTGCAATGGTATGTGGATATGAAAGCCCTCGCAGGTCCTGCACTTGACGCAGTAATGAAAGACGAAGTAGAGTTTTTTCCAAAAAATCAGAAAAATATCTACCGCCACTGGATGGAAAATATCAGGGATTGGTGTATCTCCAGGCAACTTTGGTGGGGACACAGAATTCCTGCATATTATTATGGAGGAGAGACATTCGTGGCAGAAACTGTTGAATCAGCATGGGCTATAGCCAAAAACAAATTTCCGGAGATCAACATCGAAGATTTAAAACAGGATGAAGACGTGCTCGACACCTGGTTTTCATCATGGTTGTGGCCGATTACAGTTTTTGATGGATTTAATGATAGAAAGACATTAGACTATTACTATCCAACTTCTGTCCTCGTGACCGGGTGGGATATCATTTTCCTGTGGGTAGCACGCATGATCATGGCAGGCTACGAATGGGAAAATAAAAGACCATTCAAACATGTGTATTTCACAGGAATGGTGAGAGATAAACTTCGCCGCAAAATGTCCAAATCCCTGGGCAACAGTCCTGATGCACTTCAGCTGATAGAAGATTTTGGCGCCGATGGTGTTAGATTTGGGATGATGCTTTGCTCACCTGCTGGAGGGGATTTACTATTTGACGAAAAACTTTGCGAACAAGGACGGAATTTCTGCAACAAGATATGGAATGCTCTGAGACTTGTGGATGGATGGCAGGCTGATGAAAATATCAAAGCGTCGGCATCTGACATGCTGGCTCATGAATGGATGCAACATAAGATGAATGCCATGCTCGCCGATGTGGACAAAAACTTCAACGAATACAGGCTTTCTGAAGCGCTCATGAGCATTTACAACTTTGTTTGGAATGACTTTTGTTCCTGGTATCTGGAAATGGTCAAACCACCATATGAAGGAAAAATCGCACAGGAAACCAAAAACAATACCATTCAGATTTTCACCAAAATATGTGCGATCATGCATCCGTTTATGCCCTTCATCACAGAAGAAGTGTGGCACAAACTCTCCGATCGGAAAGAAGGTGACGACTGTATGGTATCAGCATATCCGGTATCCGGAAACTTTAACCAGCAACTCATAGATAAAGTCGAACAGGCAAAAGACATCATCACCTCCATCAGAGACATCAGAAACAAACAAGGCATCAAAGCCAAAGACCTTCTCGATGTGTATATCATCAGCAGTGACAGGTCAAAAAACCTGATAAATACTGCCGGTTGGGCAGACATCTGCATAAAATCTGCCAGCTTAAACCATTTAGCGCTTACAGAAGATGATAGTATAACCGGGATCAGTTTCATAACAGGTACTGAAAAATGCATTGTTTCCTTAAAACAAGAGATAGATATACAGTCCCAAATAGAAGAAAAGAAAAAAGAACTCGAATACCAGCTTGGATTTGTAGCGTCAGTACAGAAAAAGCTTGAAAATGAACGATTTGTAAGTGGCGCTCCAAAAGATGTGGTGGACAAGGAAAGAGCCAAGCTGGCTGATGGTCAGGAAAGGATCAGGATTCTGGAAGAAGAGATTCAGCGATTGACAGGGTTGTAA